A single genomic interval of Peribacillus sp. FSL H8-0477 harbors:
- a CDS encoding NADH-quinone oxidoreductase subunit C: protein MTNDKDLAQAKKEAAAKAKAAALARMKPKEEEKAGAEASEELSLEEQKAAAAAKAKAAALARMKAKEEETAGAEASEELSLEEQKAAAAAKAKAAALARKKAKEEEKAGAEASEELSLEERKAAAAAKAKAAALARKKAKEEEKAGAEASEELSLEERKAAAAAKAKAAALARKKTKEEEKAGAEASEELSLEERKAEAVEKAKAAALARKKAKESSSDMEDTEDAAKKKAVAAAKAKAAAAARVKAKEVSTGIEPTPEASPSINQPLLDKYIAIISQNIGRDALEDSYINKLSKDVPTLVAKPSTYLKIAQYLKFNENLRFDYLSELHGTDFETHMEVYVHLYSHKHHHPVALKVKLSRTEPMIPSIVHLWQGANWPECETYDLLGIIFEGHPDLKRIMLGEHWIGHPLRKDYEPYDVEV, encoded by the coding sequence CAAGGCGGCAGCACTGGCCCGAATGAAGCCAAAAGAAGAAGAGAAGGCGGGTGCTGAAGCGAGTGAAGAGCTGAGTTTAGAAGAACAAAAAGCGGCAGCCGCAGCAAAAGCCAAGGCGGCAGCACTGGCCCGAATGAAGGCAAAAGAAGAAGAGACGGCGGGTGCTGAAGCGAGTGAAGAGCTGAGTTTAGAAGAACAAAAAGCGGCAGCCGCAGCAAAAGCTAAGGCCGCAGCACTGGCCCGAAAGAAGGCAAAAGAAGAGGAGAAGGCGGGTGCTGAAGCGAGTGAAGAGCTGAGTTTAGAAGAACGAAAAGCGGCAGCCGCAGCAAAAGCGAAGGCCGCAGCGTTAGCCCGAAAGAAGGCAAAAGAAGAGGAGAAAGCGGGTGCTGAAGCGAGTGAAGAGCTGAGTTTAGAAGAACGAAAAGCGGCAGCCGCAGCAAAAGCCAAGGCCGCAGCACTGGCCCGAAAGAAGACAAAAGAAGAAGAGAAGGCGGGTGCTGAAGCGAGTGAAGAGCTGAGTTTAGAAGAAAGAAAAGCAGAAGCCGTAGAAAAGGCCAAGGCCGCAGCGTTAGCCCGAAAGAAAGCGAAAGAAAGTTCTTCTGACATGGAAGATACCGAGGATGCAGCAAAGAAAAAAGCCGTTGCTGCTGCAAAAGCTAAGGCGGCAGCCGCAGCCCGAGTCAAAGCAAAAGAAGTCAGTACGGGTATCGAGCCCACCCCAGAAGCTTCACCATCGATTAATCAGCCTCTATTAGATAAATATATTGCAATCATCTCACAAAATATCGGCAGGGATGCTCTAGAAGATTCCTATATTAACAAATTATCAAAGGACGTTCCTACCTTAGTTGCAAAGCCTAGTACATACCTAAAAATTGCTCAATATCTGAAATTCAATGAAAATTTACGGTTTGATTATTTGTCGGAGCTGCATGGGACCGATTTTGAAACGCATATGGAGGTGTATGTTCATTTGTACTCTCATAAGCATCACCATCCGGTTGCTTTAAAGGTGAAGTTGAGCCGTACGGAACCCATGATTCCGTCAATCGTGCATCTCTGGCAGGGGGCAAATTGGCCGGAGTGTGAAACCTATGACTTGCTGGGAATTATATTCGAGGGTCATCCGGATTTGAAGCGTATCATGCTTGGTGAACATTGGATAGGCCACCCGCTCCGTAAAGATTATGAACCGTATGACGTGGAGGTATAA